The sequence GCAGGATATACATACGATCAAACAAGGGAGCTTGTACTACAGACAAATAATGATTTTAAAAACGCCTACCTGGCAGCACATGAACAGGCCACGTAAGTTCACACTGAACGTTTTATCCCATTCCTCCAATGTAGTATCTTCACTGGCTGAATTCATATTAATTCCTGCATTATTACATGCGATGTCAATTTTCCCCCAATTAGCCACAATTGTGTCCACCACTCTTTTCACGTCTTCTTCTTTGCTAATATCGGCTGCCATAGCAACAGATTGGATGCCTGCAAAATAATTCATGGAATAAAATTAGGTGAGGTGaagttctgttaaaaaaaaaaagtagcaataatttataaatatgtatagagttttctttttattaaaaaaaaaagtttatcgcATACATTTAATCAGTTTTATTTACTGAATGATCCTTATTCCCAGTGGAGCTAAGCAAAGTGTAAAGGAAAAGCTGGTTTATTGTAAAATGTCGCCCTCTAGTGTTCAAAATTGAATATTGCATGTACATTATGTGTTTATGGGCAAATATTTAAGAGGTTGGGGCATCTGGCTCTGGAATGCCAGGGCATATTGCCATAAATATTCAGATACTGAAATCAAATGATGTACAAATCCAGCAGTCTTAAAAAGTGCATATTCTGTTTCCAAGCATACAGGGTAATCAGACAGACATTAACTAGTAAGTGAGACACATTCTGTCAATAAGTAAACAGATAATCAATTGTTTGGAGGCTACTGTTGGATCTACACTTCAATATgaggctattattattattattattattattattattattattaataataataatatttatttgtatagcgccaacagattccgcagcgcataataataataataataataataataataataaaaaaaaaaccaataataaatattaataggGCAATtgcgggcaaaataattttaagatatgttattgcccaacaaaagccatgaaaatgactaatagacacttactactgtatgggaaacgcatctatagtgcattttccctgcacttaatacagcatgacgtgttcaggtctctgtaaagttggtgatgtcacgtcacataaactgccaactcctgctgctccagtctgtcccaccgctgcagcagggtTATGTGACGTGAggttggcagtttatgtgacgtgacatcaccaactttacagagacctgaacacgccatgccgtagtaagtgcagggaaaatgcactataggtgtgtttcccataataagtgtgtattagtaattttcataactttagttgtgcaataacatatcttaacatTATTCTGCCCGAACTTcccctttaggctacgttcacacgctgtgaacatccggccgttccgtgaccccagcccggtcacggaacggccggtctctgcccgcatcagagcttcccatagcccacagtgaagcgagcggccggagccgcttgcttcactgtgtgaactgacaggtctttctgcggccggaattcactgaattccggccgcagaaaactgacatgtcagttttttctggcgccgcacAGGATCATAGCCTTAAAGTATTACCATCATTGAAATTCACACAGACATAACAAAAGTTAAGATAGGGTAATGAGTGGGATCACATGGCCAGCTGGGGAAAGAAGTGTGAGGCACCCGGTTATCACTAACAATCAGAGGGGATCATACCCCACCGCCAGTAATTTAAACGGCAATAATGCTTTAAGTGGCTATTTTACCTTTTCCTTTCAAATATCACAAGACATAATCCAGCTCCGCTTTTGGTATGTTTTTAGAGAAAATTTAAGTATcatattttgtgattttttttcattttcaatcaGGAGTGGAAATGACAGGGCCtaaatataatggaaagatttccaTAGCTTCTGTTTTTTCGACCCAATTCTGGTTTTGGtcgaaaaaatactgaccaaaagactgacagaaataatatgtgtgaacatacccaatatataatactatattatTTGAGCATAGGATCTGTTTTAGGTTATaatcacacaacgtctttttatgcaaaataaaggTCGTCGGTTttaaaacagctgttattttacaatgacgACAGTCAATAATGGTCAGGAGCATTATTTATAgccgttgtatgaacatagccttaggtattAGATATGTTCAGATTGCAGCAGTTTTACGATGCAATTTTGCAAAGGTGAAGCACGATGAGAACACatgctttaaaggaaaagtctggccatgtacatttttttttcaaactttaggGGCGGGAGGAACATAAACTATTCAGACGCACCTCTCTCCATGCCTCTCTAGCACTGGATCACCACTCCAGCAGAGCCGACATCAcaacctggttgatggactggctcagccagtcagagactgACACAAGCCGCTGCAGACACTAATTGTCTgagcggtcagtccatcagctggaAAGGGCATTTTCCCATCACGTCACCACAACTCATagaaaaatgccttccagcggggtCCCAGAGCCGGCCACATTGGGCATCAAGGGCACGGGGGGAGGTAAGTAAGGACTGATTGTTATCTTCTCCCATGCCACCTGTCAGATTTTTGCCATGGCCGTACATCTCCTTTACAAGCCACACAGGTAAAAAAACGCTTCTCAAAATTGGaaatataaaatatgtaaaaatatgtgTACTGCATATGTGTCCTAACATTTATGGAAGCCATACTCATCAACTTATACACACCAAGTTACAGCCTTTGGGAGATCACATTGTGTTACTGAGTCTGAAGGTAAACATTATTCACACAAGGTATAGAAAGATCAATTTTAAAGACAAAGGTACCCAGCACTCACCAGTCAGATTTTATTTAGTGCAGGAATGCATTAATATTTACTGCAGtccgcgtttcggccaagcatggccttcattagCTCGAAAAGCGTACTGCTGTAAATATTGATGCATTCCTGCACTGAATAAAATCACTGAACCAACTGGTCAGTGCTGGGTACCTTTGTCTTCATATTGCTGGAATCCTCCTCAACAAGCACCAACACCACCCCGCAGAGAGCCGTCCTTCTATCTTCACGAGAAAGATCAATTGGCATGAACTTTTTAACAGTTTTAATAAATCAGAAATACTAGGGGGAAAAAGTAATGAAGACACTACATATAACAAAGATAGTTAGTTTTACATTTTCCGATTATATATGGGTACTCCTAAGCCTCCTGAACCAACTGGTCAGTGCTGGGTACCTTTGTCTTCATATTGCTGGAATCCTCCTCAACAAGCACCAACACCACCCCGCAGAGAGCCGTCCTTCTATCTTCACGAGAAAGATCAATTGGCATGAACTTTTTAACAGTTTTAATAAATCAGAAATACTAGGGGGAAAAAGTAATGAAGACACTACATATAACAAAGATAGTTAGTTTTACATTTTCCGATTATATATGGGCACTCCTAAGCCTTACTTCAGGAAGGCTCAttgaagaattaaaaaatatatttccaAGTCATGTTGGTGTTGGTGAAATGTCACATTGTTTTATTCAGATTCCTTTGAATTGAATTATCCACCTAAATATTTACTTACATTCATCAAGGATATTTATGCCTTCTTTTTGCTGTTGCCAGATTCTATAATGTTCATTAGATATTGGTCTAAGTGTACACCTTGTACACTGTATAACGTTGTACTATGTTATTATAACTGCGGTCTCTATTGCTTTGGAACTCGGTTATAGCTGTGACTTATATAAGGAGGTACTCTTCTCAAGCCTGGGCTTTCCGTTTTCATCAATTTTAGGTAGCCCATAAGATTCTCTAAAAATACACTATATGGACAGGAGTCTTGGAACATCTATATATTAGACCTGCAGGAGCTTCTATGACATCCCATTCTAgttccatatacatacataaatatggAGCTGGTCCCTTCTTTGTCGGCACAGCAGCTTTCAGTCCTCTGGGAAGACTTTCTATGAGATTTTGGAGGTGTCTGTAGGAATTTCTGCTCATTCATCCAGAAGAGCATTTGTCGGGTGAGACACTGATATTGAATGAGGGGATCTGGCTTGTAGTCTTTATTCTACTTTATTCCAAAGGTGTTCGCTGGGGGTGAGATCAGGCCTCTGTGTGGCCAGCCATGTTCTTCCACACCAGACTTCACGGAAGCAGAGGAGCAGACGCCgacccctaaaaaaaaaaccttctcctTCCTCCAGCAGACTCTACAGGCACAATGCAGATAGGCAACACCAATCTCAGATTTTATTATCAAATACCAGATAGAGAAGTATGATGTGTAACTCCATTCACTGCTCCAGATTTAAGGAACAGCAGAGAGTCAGTGATCTTTATGCAGTGTACACCCTAGCACTCGGCGAACCTGGGATGGCATTGTATGGTATATTGTGAAGGTATTTTAGCATAGTGAGCTATTGTAGCATTTCACAGAGGCAACATATAGTGACCTGCAGAGTGCTTACAGATCTGTACTATGGACCTTTACTGTGTCATGTGAATTAGTTCTTAGCATTGTAATTCACTTGCCTGAAAACAACAAATACAATGAGCCACAAATTGTAATGAAGTGAAGGGCCGTCCAGTAGACATGAGCAAAACTTGAGCATGTTCAAAACTATCCAAACCTAAACACTctgcatttaattactggtggcagatcagggccgtattaacagctgatGCTGCcataggcgtagctaccatagaggcagggtaggcaactgctatggggcccctgcaggaggggggcccggggatgcacagggaagataagagccaacCTGTgtgcttctgcttaacccctcatgtactgttgtgtgtaagtgacccaaaattcatttacatgctgcaacataaaaatgggttaataagcagaagacaaggcgatctctgcttcactggtcTGAtagcccctgacctctgttctcctaagccctgcagaggtcaggggttatcagtgcacgagccatctccttctcttctgcttttaaccctttttgtgcgGCAGCATGTAAGTGAGGTTTATGTCACTTAAacttcagtacataaggggttaagcagaaggtattcTGCTTCTGCACCTATAACGGCTTCTAATGGGCCCTTCTAGTTAAATGCAGTGGAATGACAAAGCAATCAGCTCTGCTCAGCCACAAGAGACTTTAttctttggccacatcaccgagtgtgtatgtgtgtatatatatatatatatatatatactgtgtgctttTTGTTGGGGGGCGGgacctgtacagtttttttttttgctatggggccccatgaatcctagctacgcccctggatgctgccctaggcactaaaccattttggggagcgtgggggagagtggtttcggccacattcattactctacatgtagaaacattgtctgaatggtTTTTAActaaaggaattctcaccacatgaTTGACAGATTGATAGGAAATAGCTCCGGGCATCACATTACCACTGccacacaagacctgaccaataccgccatgctgtaactggataacactgccataccagacatgagcAACTCCACAATGCACACCAAAGcaccccccccttaaaaaaagacaccagatttgctggcaagtctgaacgagaggtgggagactaaaaaatggaaaaaaaagtttctttccccctgctctctggtgctgaCCCCTGcaaggctgcatcaaacttcttcagctactggtattcaaatgcagagggTTTAGCTTCGGGACAaaattgagcatgctcgagttgcacttaaCTCTACTGTCTAGCTATCTTTGTGCTGCCAATGCCACTAGTGCTACCGTTGAACATTTATACAACAGATGAACCCAAGACTTAAAGCCATCCCTAATCATATGAACTTTCAACATACTCTACCTTTTAGCTGTAATTCATTGGCCACAGCCTCGGCTTTTTCCAGTACTAGGTCTATGACAGCCACTTTAGCACCAGCTTCTCCCAAAGCGTGTGCAAAGGCTCGTCCAATGCCCTGGCCTCCTCCGGTGATGTAAGCGACCTTCCCATCCAAATACAGCCGATCCAATATACTGCGGCCTCTAAATCCTCGAAAAACATCATCGGCTACAATCCCTTTCTAGATGGGAATACAAGAGAAATCAATTATAGCTGTTTAAAATATGCTACATTACAAAATgttaagtataaaaaaatagaGACCCCAAAACAGgccttttatatatctgtaacCTTGTCATTGGATAGAGGTGAGGTGCCTGGTCCCAAAAGATTTTTACCATGTTTATGTAGActtttgtttatatttattttatgtccatatgtttttttgtttctttgtttctttgtCAAGTCAATGAAAAAAGGATTCTGTAGtctggcatacaacagcatccatttttaccatccatttttacatcagatttttttcatttaaagggaacctgtcacccccctgccgGGGTGACGCCCGACCCCCGggtggagcaccatatacttaccccttccccgaAGTCCCCGTCCTGGATCAGCTACAGCCGCCGCGATATCGCGATTGGAAGCCCTgcgcgcgctcatcagagatgagcccgaacgcccatagagaatgactgaagcAGTCATTCTCTGTGAGCATCgaactcatctctaataagcgcGCTCAGGGCTTCCGACGGCTATATCGCGGCGAGAGCGGGTCCAGGACCGGGACTTCAGGCGGGTGTCACCCCAGCATGGGGGGGTGACGGGTTTCCTTTAAACATAcacattaaggccatgtttacatggcgtaagacactggtCATTCTGTGaccaggctgggtcacagaatggccagtgtcagagaagatcaacctggccgatactgcagtaccggccggatgatcttagcTTTTGCTGAATTTCGATGCAGGCACAAGAGTGTACACCAGGCACACCCGCATtcgaattccctgctgcatacaatggagggtgcggccggagctgcatgctccattgtgggaactgacaggttctctgtggccgctgttcaatgaagagcgtccgcagaaaactgacgtcagtttatactttgtgtatacactccggccaggatttccTCAACTGCAACACAATGTAGGTAAAGTATtgatcacggccgtgttgcaaatcggcaattaatactttacttacgttgagtgaacatagcctaaatggacAACAAAAACACTATGTGAGTCTAGCTTACCAGAAGAACTATTTGTGTTTACTgataacatttttaaatatttagAAAATTCACGATTTGAGTGGAATCCCCTTTGAGAGAAAAATGATAGTTTTCCTTTCTAGATGCTATAatgtttattattactatttttaataataacaataatatttcCTTTATTGTTAAAGAATTTCAGCCTTACCATCGTGTCAGCAATCTGCAATACCGGTAATCGCTTTATGACAATAACGCCTTTTATTGCTAGTTCAACCTTTAGAAGACAAAGAAAGATAACATCAGTTTTGTTCTATACAAACTGTAAACGGTTCCAAACTATGTTCAGTTTAGTTACAAAGCTCCAATTCCCCTTGATAGCTATTTATTAAAATCTAGGAAAATTCTGTTTGCCAACATCTGTGACTGAGGGAAGCTTACTGAATATGGATTTTTAAAGCTCCTATAGAGCATTAAAACTGTCTTCAGTGAGCTTATAAGCTCCCCCTAGGGGCAGGTATGCGCACTAGAAATTTATCACTTAACTCTAGGACGCTGTCAATTGAATCAAAAGATTTAGAGGTAAAATTGAGccttatgctaaaaaaaaataagatatcATTAATAATAAGATAGCATTGAATTGTATGAACCATCAAGggttaaggctatattcccactacgtAAAAATGACAGGATGCCCACCACTTTGGGGTCAAGCAACgactattattttatatataacatCCATTGTCATAAACATAAGGGccattattaaattattaaataacggccattgtttgatccCAAACTGCCGGACGTCCTCAAAGACAGACACCATTTTTATGTAATGGGATTATAACCTAAAGTGGGCCTgtgaggaaaaaaaacttttgacatgtcagagagacatgtcaaacatttgTATCGGTCAGGGTTTGAGTGTTGACAGTGCCTcttatataatactataatattgACAGTCAAACTTTAATGTCTCATTGACACAATGATTAGGTCATCCATGGCACATATAAATTGATAAGCTGTGAAAATAGGATGTCTTACCCAAAACAACCATGGATATACATACtatctacatatactgtacaaaaagaatttactttctaccagAAGACATCAGATAATTTAATAATATTAATTTGAATAATATCCTATTATCTTTTTGGGAAATAGAAATCTGCAATAACAATTTATCatttggagtttccctttaatagtgCTATATAAAATGCTATGTTCCTAGTAGCCAAAGCAATAAAGGCGGCTATCTGTTCTAAATAGATTGTTAAAATTAAATATTTCCTTCTGTTTGTTCAATTACTCTCCCAACATGCGAGCATTGCATTCTGTATTCCTGCTTGATAGCACTAACCTGCTTCACTCTGGTGTCTGCATTAATTACATCTGTCATTTCCTTGGACCTTAATCCCATCTCATCATTGATGTGCTCCTGGCTTCCCGTCTCATTTGCAGGAACGTTTTGTACGCAAATCACACCATCCATTTTTAGCATATTGCTGTTCATAATCAGGTTGTAATAGTTTATAGGATTCTCCTCTGTAGCGTCGATAAACACCATGTCATATTGCTCGCCCGAAGCGGCTAACTTCTGCAAGACAACAAACAGACACGGAATACAGATGTATCCTGATTAAGTGTGAAAATGGAAAAGGGCCTCTGTGATAATGAAGGAGACTGAGATGGATTGCTAGCAGAACCAATGCTTGGAAATGTAGTTACGTCTTCTAGGAAAACcgtacatcatttttttttctgcttgccTAAAGTGGCGTTAAATTGCAGAATAGCGGAGTCAAGTTTAGGATAAAGAAGGTCACCGGGGTGAAGATTGGGGATGGAGTGCTTATTTATTATTGCTAATTAAAGGCAAAAATAATTACTTCAGGCCCGTAATCATGTCATTATGCAGAAAGTAAGAGGCCTCGctgattgaataaaaaaaaatcacaggcaaATAATGGCTTGGAGTTTTTTGACCGTAGGCAACTGTAATTAAATGGGTGACATTCTCTGCAATATTGTTGGCATCGCTACTTGGATGTTACCATGCAAGAATATTTACATATCTTATAGCAATCTCATCCCAAGAAAAGTGGAAaatagaaatctgtgtgtgatgcCATTATGTAACTCCTACTCTACCCAATGGGGAATTTTGTTTGTGACCAATGCCCCTCTATAAGCACACTACCCCCTAAACCCAACAAAGACAGCTGTTTGGAGTGAATATTTCAGTGAGAACCCCTTTTAAAGACCACTTATACATGTGCTATGAATCATCAGAATATAGATTAGAACATTTGCAGTATCACCAGACCCATCCTGATCGAGGATGAGGTGGTACCAGTAGCGTAATGTGGTGGGAGCAGAGGGGGCAGCTCCGGGgtccacacaggcagggggcccactgaagatttagacagttaatgctgtccgcaaaagctattgcttttgcagacagacttaacaaatgtctattggctgtaggtggcccctggccagcaaccagtgctcctgggggcccacacggctactgAATGCTGTGTCTGACCACTTAGCTGTATGTGCTTGTATGCGAGAAGAATATACAGTTGCATGCAGCAGGATGATTGACAAGgcaaggagagcattggctcaccaccctgccaatcactgttgtggccacaagaaaccattccctcccttagagctgtggaacatgagtgatgtcactgattCACTCACAGAGCAGCGAGAGAGTTGAcatgagaagactacagtactgcaaccacacagcaggtaactatggctttttttccttagttatagaggaggagacctatgtgggtgggaccaactcctgggaaggatgttaccTATGGAGGTTGGGGTATAGGGTGTGCTGGCTAACTAAAAAGGGGGTacttaatttggaggtacagtctactcacagtggtggtggtggtggtggtggttgtgtgtgtgtgtgtgtatgggggggggggggttgtcttacctccaggattaccagggagattactgctgggggagggggtggctgcatggggaatgCATACAGggaggattacctacatgagatggtgctagaggggatgcctacatggaggatactacctttttgggggggattgcctgcacagagatgctagatagatgcacagaggggagtctaacttttatatgagggcacagagggccctaactactactacatggaagcaGAGGGAAATTggaaataattactatattggggcacagaaggcctaactaccatatggatgcacagagactgaactgaactgaatttcaacatgaaggtacagaggggcctaactactatatgggggtgcacaggtagggtctatcttctatatggagcaacaaggggggataatctactatgttacattatagatggtggcctttttactatataagAGCATAAAGGGACCCTGAGAACTaaatgagggctaaaattgggtctaaatactacatgaagGCATAAACTGTCTGCTCTCATAtgccctgtacaccatgattattggGGCTGATTTCACCTacattttaatgtattgtcatgtattgttactatggattaataaagtaattattccatttagttatgttgcagtagtctggctttttttgcATAGAATAGATTTGTATAGAAtgtttagtatagttgccttgaactgaactggactatttattgttattacccagcatttgtactatacatttactctagtGGTACTGCGGGAAAACCCTTCggatgttgctaatttggtcattgaccatcagctatggtgtagtcctcatgctgcccaatagatattagacagacagatatgagatagagatagaagaatgaatggatggctagatagaaaacaaaaacagcgccatagcttcctctatgttgtgtgTGCTATCACAACTTGGTTCCCTTCTCTTTTAGTAGAACTGAGCTaccactaccacatccaagctttggaggagagtggcgctgtttctggaaaaaggcagctatgtttttgcaaagcttgatagcccctttaatttttacatggttatatatgtgaaatgtagaaagtcttttccactgttctcagtccctgttcactatgaataatgtagtagaaaataccctttattattgggaaagcattgtcatctgctgaagttccctatgggtaacataattggttgggggcccactgagattcactcacccccacccccaccctaggctgaacccctagctatgcccctgggtgGTGCCATTATTGTGTCCAACATTGAATAAGAGATCTGGAGCATTATCAACACCCTTCAGTGTCATAGGCAAGGAGGGAGAAGGagggagcactgccccacccccatcacaCAGAGCgcaatgggggcagggcagtgctcttaATAATGCTCCGGGCCGCATATTAAACTACTAATTCCAGCGCTGAGGAGGTAGGCAAGAGACATACTTTCCACCTCAGCAAACCATGCGCATTAGGGGCTATCAGCGGGTTTGATTagtctatcctgctgatagttcccttttaatggaaatgtatacagatatgtaaatctaTCAATGTGTGCTTATTCAGCAAATATGAATCTGTCATATTCATTTCAAATCCCAATACAAATTTGGAAATGTCCTTGTGCTGAGCGCTGGATGCAGATGTTgcggcagctggtgggctctggtgttttggggtagCTTTGTCAGGGTAGCCAGGAATAGTGATGCCCACCCCTGGACACGCAGGCACCGGTCCTTGATAGAACAGGTGAAggtgacagagtccagcacttaaccagaggTTGATTCTTTACTTGTAGAAACTTCAGCGCAATACAAAAGTGTATGATAGGaccgctcacaggtgctagtgcagagTAGGTAGTACTTGAGGTAGACTTGAGGTAATAAAGTGGAATAAGACTAGTGTAGCAAGAGTAGTGTTGGAGCCAATTAggggcccttgtctaattagtacagtactctgccgggattgtAACTTTAAAGTAGAAAATACTAGTACTCACGTAtactggtggagatttatcaaacatggtgaaactggctcagttgcccctagcaaccaatcagattccacctttaattttccaaagagtccatGAGGAATAGaacatggaatctgattggttgctgggggcaactgggccagtttcactttacaccatgtttgataaatctcccccactgtatatacgATCTCTGCATAtatgaccactagagatgagcgaaccgggttcgggttcaagtcgatccgaacctgaacgatcgccatttgattagctgtggctgctgaacttggataaagctctaaggttgtctggaaaacatggatgcagccaatgactatatccatgttttccacatagccttagggctttatccaacttcagcagccaccgctaatcaaatgccgaacgttcgggttcggatggactcgagcatgctccaggttcgctcatctctaatgaccaccttctgcccaactAGATCGGCGACCGCAAGGTTGGGTAGCACAagtcctaggtctctgtctctaggtAGAGCTAACCCCTAAAGGTATCCCTGGGTAGTCCAGTGTGGTCAGTAGGATGCTTTGGCTCTCAGCAACTTTGTCCTATTGGGCATGAGTC is a genomic window of Dendropsophus ebraccatus isolate aDenEbr1 chromosome 4, aDenEbr1.pat, whole genome shotgun sequence containing:
- the LOC138789907 gene encoding D-threitol dehydrogenase-like, with amino-acid sequence MLAQLIRPRKILYLPHHIYENLQDLLDHLPEDGEINACASSVEQHHPWKESSLKKKLHIEVGETDNILKKLAASGEQYDMVFIDATEENPINYYNLIMNSNMLKMDGVICVQNVPANETGSQEHINDEMGLRSKEMTDVINADTRVKQVELAIKGVIVIKRLPVLQIADTMKGIVADDVFRGFRGRSILDRLYLDGKVAYITGGGQGIGRAFAHALGEAGAKVAVIDLVLEKAEAVANELQLKGIQSVAMAADISKEEDVKRVVDTIVANWGKIDIACNNAGINMNSASEDTTLEEWDKTFSVNLRGLFMCCQAAGRIMLSQGYGKIINTASMASLIVPHPQKQLAYNTSKAGVVKLTQTLGTEWIDRGVRVNCISPGIVDTPLIHSEALKPLVTRWLADIPAGRLARVTDLQAAVVFLASEASDYMTGHNLVIEGGQSLW